One Erythrobacter sp. SDW2 genomic region harbors:
- a CDS encoding acyl-CoA dehydrogenase family protein, whose product MDFEPTERQVYWRDRVKNFIDAHVRPAVPTYKQQDAEGDRWKVIPVVEELKAKAKAEGIWNLFMPPRNDGHHHVDESYEFEGPGLTNLEYALCAEEMGRIGFASEVFNCSAPDTGNMEVFHRYGTREQKDKWLTPIMNGEIRSAFLMTEPFTASSDATNIETRIERDGDEYVINGRKWWSSGLGDPRCKIAIVMGKTDFSAGRHAAQSMILMPTDAPGVNVIRHLPVFGYDDAPHGHMEVELKDVRVPVTNMLLGEGRGFEIAQGRLGPGRIHHCMRTIGVAEEALSKMCKRLQEREAFGKPVYKHSVWEERVARARIDIDMTRLLCLKAADMMDKVGNKNAKQEIAMIKVQAPNMALRIIDDAIQAHGGGGVSEDYGLASAYAHQRTLRLADGPDEVHARTIARIEFARHLPEAGPTANALRDGKGPTLGNDNAFSSGDMGVAR is encoded by the coding sequence ATGGATTTCGAACCCACCGAACGGCAGGTCTACTGGCGCGACCGCGTCAAGAACTTCATCGACGCGCATGTGCGGCCCGCCGTGCCGACCTACAAGCAGCAGGATGCCGAGGGCGACCGCTGGAAAGTGATCCCGGTTGTCGAGGAACTGAAAGCCAAGGCCAAGGCCGAAGGCATCTGGAACCTGTTCATGCCGCCGCGCAACGACGGCCACCACCATGTCGACGAAAGCTATGAGTTCGAAGGTCCCGGCCTGACCAACCTCGAATACGCGCTCTGCGCCGAGGAAATGGGCCGCATCGGCTTCGCCTCGGAGGTGTTCAACTGCTCCGCGCCCGACACCGGCAATATGGAAGTGTTCCACCGTTACGGCACGCGCGAGCAGAAGGACAAATGGCTGACCCCGATCATGAACGGCGAGATCCGCTCCGCCTTCCTCATGACCGAGCCTTTCACCGCTTCGTCCGACGCGACCAATATCGAGACCCGGATCGAGCGTGATGGCGACGAATATGTCATCAATGGTCGCAAGTGGTGGTCGTCGGGCCTCGGCGATCCGCGCTGCAAGATCGCCATCGTCATGGGCAAGACCGATTTCAGCGCCGGGCGTCATGCCGCGCAGTCGATGATCCTGATGCCGACCGATGCGCCCGGCGTGAACGTGATCCGCCACTTGCCCGTGTTCGGCTATGACGATGCGCCGCACGGCCACATGGAGGTCGAGCTCAAGGACGTCCGCGTTCCCGTTACCAACATGCTGCTGGGCGAAGGCCGCGGGTTCGAGATCGCGCAGGGCCGCCTCGGGCCCGGCCGCATCCACCACTGCATGCGCACCATCGGAGTGGCCGAGGAAGCGCTGAGCAAGATGTGCAAGCGGCTGCAGGAGCGCGAAGCCTTCGGCAAGCCGGTCTACAAGCATTCGGTGTGGGAGGAACGCGTCGCGCGTGCCCGGATCGATATCGACATGACCCGCCTGCTCTGCCTCAAGGCGGCGGACATGATGGACAAGGTCGGCAACAAGAACGCCAAGCAGGAAATCGCCATGATCAAGGTGCAGGCGCCCAATATGGCGCTGCGCATCATCGACGATGCCATCCAGGCGCACGGCGGCGGCGGTGTTTCCGAGGACTACGGCCTCGCCAGCGCCTATGCCCACCAGCGCACACTGCGCCTGGCAGATGGTCCGGACGAAGTGCACGCCCGCACCATCGCGCGAATCGAATTCGCCCGTCACCTGCCCGAAGCCGGCCCCACCGCCAACGCCCTGCGCGACGGCAAGGGGCCGACCCTCGGCAACGACAATGCCTTCAGCTCGGGCGACATGGGCGTGGCGCGGTAA